The Deltaproteobacteria bacterium DNA segment TGATGCACGCCACCGCCTCGGTGCAGGCGAGCTACGACTGGAGCGACGAGGCCGACCTGGTCGCGAAGCTGCGCACGGCGCTCGCCGTGACGCCGATCGCCTCGGCGCTGTTCGCGAACTCGAGCCTGTGGGAGGGGCGCCCGGCCGGCTTCGTCTCGCGCCGGATGGCGATCTGGCGCGACACCGACCCGGATCGATGTGGCCTCCTGCCGGTCGCCTTCGAGCCGGACTTCGGCTACCGCCGCTACGCCGAGTGGGCCCTCGACGTACCGATGTTCTTCCTCGTGCGCGAGGGCGTCTATCACGCGCTGGGTGGCATGAGCTTCCGGCGTTTCTGGCGCGAGGGCTTCGAGGGCGAGCGCGCCACGCTCGCCGACTGGGATCGCCACCTGACGACGCTCTTCCCCGAAGTGCGGATCAAGCGCATCCTCGAGATCCGCAACGCCGACGCGGTGCCCCCCGACCTGCTCTGCGCGATGCCAGCCCTCTGGAAGGGGCTGCTCTACGACGACGAGGCGCGCGCCGCGGCTGGCGCACTGGCGCCCTGGAGCCCGGTGGAGCGTGACGACGTACACCTCGATGTGGCGAAGCACGGCCTCGGGGCCCGGGCGCCCCGCGGTCCCCTGCTGCCGCTGGCGCGCGAGCTGGTCGCGATCGCGCGCGAGGGGCTGCGCCGGCAGGCGCCGCCGGGCATCGACGAGACGGGCTACCTGGAGCCGCTCGAGGCGGTGGTTGCGCGGGGAACCAGCCCCGGCGAGGAGGTGCTCCGGTGCTGGCAGGGCGCCTGGGGCGGCCTGCCAATGCGCTTGATCGAGCACGCACGCTACTGATAGAGTCCCCTGCCACGCGGCGGAGGCCCCGATGTCGCAGCACTTCAAGATCTCGTTCAGCCTCGACGAGGGCGACATCGCCTACTTCCGGAAGCTGTTCCGGAACGCCCGCAAGCAGGTGAGCGACCAGGACGCCGCCCAGGTGCTGGCGGCGGTCCAGCACCTGGTCGACCGGGTCCGCCAGGCGAAGAAGACGCCGAGCTTCGTGCAGGAGGCGGTGGCGGTCCTCGAAGACCTGAAGCAGATGCTCGAGGACCCCGACTACGAGCTGCCCAAGGCGCCCCGCACCGAGGTGCTGGCGGCACTCTCGTACTTCGCGAATCCGGAGGACCTGATCCCGGACCAGGTCCCGGGCCTGGGCTTCCTCGACGACGCGATCATGATGAAGATGCTCGAGAGCGAGTTCCGCCACGAGCTGTGGGGCTACCGGCAGTTCCGCCGCTTCCGCACCGGTGCCGAGCAGCGCCCCTGGACCACGGTGGCACGCCAGCGCCTCCCGCAGCGCCTCGCCGACTACCGGCGCAAGATCCGGAGCGAGGTGGACCGCAAGAAGAAGGAGCGCCCCTTCTCCTGGTGGTAGACTCCCCGCGAGCCCACCGCCCATGACGACGCCCGCGCGCGCACGCATCCTGATCGTGGACGACGAGGAGGCCATCCTCGAGACGATGGCCTACACCTTCGAGGACGAGTACGACGTCCTGACGGCGACGAGCGCCCGCCAGGCGCTCGAGATCCTCGACGAGGGTCCGGCGATCGCCGCCGTCGTCACCGACCAGCGCATGCCCGAGATGACCGGCGTCGAGTTCCTGGCCCGGGTCTGCGAGCGACACCCGAACACGACGCGCATCATCCTGACCGGCTACGCCGACGGCGAGGCGATGGTGCGCGCGATCAACGAGGGCCACGTCTACGCCTACGTCACCAAGCCCTGGGAGCCCGAGGAGCTGAAGCAGCTCGTGCACCGGGCGGTCGAGGTGCACCGGCTCCGCGTCCAGAACGACACCCTGGTCGAGGACCTGCGCCGGGCCAACGCCTTCCTGGCGGCGGCGATCGACGAGATCCCGATCGGCGCGCTGGTGATCGACGCCACCGGCGTGGTGCGCGCGTCGAACCGGCCGGGTCGCGAGTACCTGGGCCTGCACGGCGATCCGAGCGGCCAGCCGCTCGAGCAGGTGCTCGGCGCCGAGGCGCTGCGCGAGGTGCGCGAGGCGTCCCGGCGGCTCGGGATCGGATGCGAGCGCGGCAGCGAGGCGCAGACCGACTACGAGGAGCTCGACGTCGTCACGACGGGCGTGTCGCTCCGGCTGCGTGTCGCCCTGCGCACGCTCTCGGACGCGGCGCGCCGCACGCTCGGGCGCGTGATCCTGATGCGCGAGATCTCGCACGAACCGCTGCGCCGGCGCTTCGAGGAGATCCTGCACGAGATCCAGTCGGCCGGCGACGGCCTGCGCCCGCGCCTCGACCAGGCGCTCCAGGAGCTCGGCGAGTTCGCGGGCAAGGTCCAGCACAGCGGGGTCGCCTCGCCGGGCATGGCGGAGCTCGCCGAGCGCATCTCGCGCACGCGGACGGCGATCGAGAACTGGCTGGCCGTGGACGACGCGTTGCTCCGCGAGGGCTATCCCGACGCCCGCCTGCTGGTCGAGCGCATGCGCGTGGCGGGCTCGCGCTGGCCGCTGCCCGAAGAGGTGCCGGAGCGGGTACGCCGGCTCGCGGAGCGCGTCGAGGCCTACTACGCGAGCGGCGAGAACCCTGGCCAGCCCGTCCTCTGAGCGCGTCGCCGGCGCCGCGCCGGCGGCGCCGCGGGCCGACCCGGCGGCGGGCGGCGTGCCGGCGCTCGAGGTCGTGATCGAGCGCGTGGGCCTGGGCGTGCGCCTGCGCTGGGCCTTCCATGCCCGCGAGGTGCGCTTCGAGCGCGTCCGCGAAGGCAGCGCGCCGGCGGAGCTCTTCCCCGAGACCTTCTCGTTCCACCTCGACCGCCACGATCCCTTCGAGCTGCACCTCCAGGTCGAGGACCTGTGGGCGGACCCGCGACGGCTCGGCGAAGGAGCGACCCGGCGCGAGGTGCAGGAGGCCGTGCGCCGGCTGCTGGCCGCGCTGCCCGGCTACCTCGAGCGCGTGCTCGACCACCTCGTCGCGAGCGGCCGCCTCGCCGGTGCCGCCAGCACGCGCATCCACGGCGACCTGGTGGTGCTGGCCCGCGAGGTGGCGCGCTTCCTCGCCGAGAAGGAGCTCGCGAGCCAGCCCGACCTGCGCCTCGCGACCCTGCACCTGCGCAAGCTCGCCTGGCGCGGGCTCGCGGCGCTGGTGCGCGAGCGGGTCGCGCCCGCGTCGGTCGAGGCCTGGCTCGCGGCGCGGCCCGCCGGTGCGCGCGGAGCCGTCCCGGGCGTCGCTGGGGCCCCCTGGAGCGCCGGGCCGGCGCCGGCCGCCGAAGCCTCCTCGCGCGCGTTGCTCCAAGCGCTCGCCGCCGAGCCCGACCCGCGTGCCGACGAGCTCCTGCTGGAGCTCGCCGCCCGCGCCTTCCACGACTGGCTCGAGGACACCTGCCTCGACGAGTCCAACGAGGCCTTCGAGGGGGAGGACTCGCCCTTCGCGACGCGCGAGGTCGAGGTGCTGGCGGCGGCCGTCGTCGAGCCTGCGGGCCGCCTGCGCCGGACCGCGCACCTGTCCCCGTTCCTGCGCCGGATGGGCTCGCGCGACTGCCTGCGCCTCCTCGGCAAGCTCGAGGTCTGGTTCCTGCGCCAGTACGACGTGCCGCGCGCCGCCGCCGTGATCCGGCACGCCGAGAACCTCTCACGCGGCAAAGGCCATTTCGGCGGCGTGCTCTCGTGGCACTCGACCGCGGCGTACTGCGCCGCGATCGCGCTGCTCGTGTGGCCCTTCGCCGGCGCCGCCTTCGCCTACCGGCGCGCACCGCTCCTCTTCGACGCGGTGGCGAGCTTCCAGATGCTGGCCGTGCTCGGAGTCGTCGTCTGGTACCTGCTCTGGCGCTTCGTCGTGCAGAAGGACCTGTCGTTCTTCCACGGTGCGGTGCCACGCATCGGTGCCGGCATCATCGTCGGCTACATGCCGGTGTTCCTGATCGACGAGGTCTGGGACCTGTCGCGGCGGCCCTGGTTCCCCCTTGGGGTCACGGTCACGCTCCTCGGCTTCATGACGCTCCTCTACCTCTACGTCGAGGTGCGCCGGCGGATCCCGGATCCGGGCGAGGCCTTCTCGCGCGCCCGCCGGATCTGGCTGCTCGGGATCCTGCAGGCCCTCGCGCTCGGCGTCGTGATCACCACGCTCCTCGGCGGCTTCATGGTCTCGCGCACCTGGGGTCCCGAGCCGGGGCTCGGGATGGAGGCGCTGCGCGCGGTGGTGCCGCCCGTCCTCGGGGATCTGCCGCGGATCATGGGGATCGCGCCGATCTACGCCTTCCCGACCGCGATCCTGCTGATGACCTTCCTGTCGCTCTTCATCGGCACCTTCCTCCAGCTCCTCTGGGAGGACCTGCCGATCACGGAGCCGCTCTAGGCGGGCGCTCGAATCCCGCCCGGGCGCCGGCGTCCACCCGAAGCGGGTCGCCCGGGCCCCCCTGGGCCGTTACCCTCGCCCCTTCGTCGCCGGCGCCCTGGAGGTCCGATGCCCGCGATCACGATCTACTCCAAGCAGACCTGTCCCTATTGCGACATGGCCAAGCGCCTGCTCGCGGGGAAGGGCCAGACCTGGACCGAGATCGACATCGAGGCGGACCCGGCGCAGCGCGACGCGATGATCCGGCGCAGCGGCCGGCGCACGGTGCCCCAGATCTGGATCGGCGAGCGCCACGTCGGGGGCTTCGACGACCTGGCCGCGCTCGAGCGCGCCGGCGAGCTCGATCCGCTCCTCGGGGTCCACGCCGGGGGCCCCGGCGCGGCCGGTGCCCCGCCCGAGCACGTGAAGCTCGTGATCGTGGGCTCCGGCCCGGCCGGCTGGACGGCGGCGATCTACGCGGCGCGCGCGGAGCTCCAGCCCGTGGTCGTGGCCGGCCTCGCGGTCGGCGGCCAGCTCATGCTGACCAGCGACGTCGAGAACTACCCGGGCTTCCCCGAGGCGGTGGCGGGCCCGGAGATGATGGAGCGCTTCCAGAGGCAGGCCGAGCGCTTCGGCGCGCGCGTCTACCAGGAGGACGTGGTCCGGCTCGACCTCGCGCAGCGACCCTTCCGCATCGAGACCGAGGAGCGGCGCTTCACCGCCGACGCGCTGATCGTCGCGACCGGCGCCAGCGCCAAGTGGCTCGGGATCCCGTCGGAGCAGCGGCTCATGAGCCGGGGCCTCTCGGCCTGCGCCACCTGCGACGGGGCGCTCTACCGGGGCAAGGCGATGGCCGTGGTCGGGGGCGGCGACACCGCGATGGAGGAGGCGCTCTTCCTCACCCGCTACGCCACCAAGGTGACGGTGATCCACCGCCGCAACGAGCTGCGCGCCTCGAAGATCATGCAGGAGCGCGCCCGCAAGCACGAGAAGATCGAGTTCGTCTGGAACGCCGTCGTCGACGAGGTGCTGGGCGAGGAGTTCGTGACCGGGGTGCGGCTGCGCGACGTCGAGACCGGC contains these protein-coding regions:
- a CDS encoding glutamate-cysteine ligase family protein, translated to MTLDREASAELERPIGSLDDLVAYFRSGEKPRARWRLGVEHEKLGVRLPGVQPVPYDGPGGVEDLLRRIAREPSEPAWRVIEEDGHAMGLDGPGSVSLEPGAQLEQNGRPLHAMAEVCAEFQEHLAFLRRVSEPLGIAWLGLGCHPFHKLGELTRVPRERYRIMRQYLPARGRLALDMMHATASVQASYDWSDEADLVAKLRTALAVTPIASALFANSSLWEGRPAGFVSRRMAIWRDTDPDRCGLLPVAFEPDFGYRRYAEWALDVPMFFLVREGVYHALGGMSFRRFWREGFEGERATLADWDRHLTTLFPEVRIKRILEIRNADAVPPDLLCAMPALWKGLLYDDEARAAAGALAPWSPVERDDVHLDVAKHGLGARAPRGPLLPLARELVAIAREGLRRQAPPGIDETGYLEPLEAVVARGTSPGEEVLRCWQGAWGGLPMRLIEHARY
- a CDS encoding YkvA family protein, with the protein product MSQHFKISFSLDEGDIAYFRKLFRNARKQVSDQDAAQVLAAVQHLVDRVRQAKKTPSFVQEAVAVLEDLKQMLEDPDYELPKAPRTEVLAALSYFANPEDLIPDQVPGLGFLDDAIMMKMLESEFRHELWGYRQFRRFRTGAEQRPWTTVARQRLPQRLADYRRKIRSEVDRKKKERPFSWW
- a CDS encoding response regulator codes for the protein MTTPARARILIVDDEEAILETMAYTFEDEYDVLTATSARQALEILDEGPAIAAVVTDQRMPEMTGVEFLARVCERHPNTTRIILTGYADGEAMVRAINEGHVYAYVTKPWEPEELKQLVHRAVEVHRLRVQNDTLVEDLRRANAFLAAAIDEIPIGALVIDATGVVRASNRPGREYLGLHGDPSGQPLEQVLGAEALREVREASRRLGIGCERGSEAQTDYEELDVVTTGVSLRLRVALRTLSDAARRTLGRVILMREISHEPLRRRFEEILHEIQSAGDGLRPRLDQALQELGEFAGKVQHSGVASPGMAELAERISRTRTAIENWLAVDDALLREGYPDARLLVERMRVAGSRWPLPEEVPERVRRLAERVEAYYASGENPGQPVL
- the trxB gene encoding thioredoxin-disulfide reductase, which encodes MKLVIVGSGPAGWTAAIYAARAELQPVVVAGLAVGGQLMLTSDVENYPGFPEAVAGPEMMERFQRQAERFGARVYQEDVVRLDLAQRPFRIETEERRFTADALIVATGASAKWLGIPSEQRLMSRGLSACATCDGALYRGKAMAVVGGGDTAMEEALFLTRYATKVTVIHRRNELRASKIMQERARKHEKIEFVWNAVVDEVLGEEFVTGVRLRDVETGAKREIPVEAVFVAIGHEPNTALVKGQLDTDPVGYIRLKPGSTYTSVEGVFACGDATDPVYRQAVTAAGTGCMAAIDAERWLAARGIH